The following coding sequences are from one Musa acuminata AAA Group cultivar baxijiao chromosome BXJ2-4, Cavendish_Baxijiao_AAA, whole genome shotgun sequence window:
- the LOC135609056 gene encoding probable calcium-binding protein CML45 has protein sequence MVIYLILLVVNSDFFCNISHIFRDFLRFCATFIYLMSLLIKFVVQSETSTKEEEEKEEKHNESLPQDAKCKWCNKKGELTYDDIRVVVWRLGMVGRWSNKEVKSGDDSITCEECRAMEGINGLLEDKLASLEELKEAFYVFDRNEDGFISPKELWCVMRRLGLQEGLGLSDCERMIHVFDEDNDGKINFMEFKRLLENTI, from the coding sequence ATGGTCATCTACCTGATTTTGCTGGTTGTGAATTCCGATTTCTTCTGCAACATAAGCCATATCTTCAGAGACTTCCTTCGATTTTGTGCAACCTTCATCTATCTGATGTCGTTGCTGATCAAGTTTGTCGTTCAAAGTGAGACTAGTaccaaggaggaagaggaaaaggaagaaaaacacAACGAAAGTCTGCCACAAGATGCAAAATGCAAATGGTGCAACAAGAAAGGAGAATTGACGTATGATGATATCCGAGTGGTGGTGTGGAGGCTCGGCATGGTGGGTCGATGGAGTAACAAAGAGGTCAAGAGTGGAGATGACTCTATCACGTGCGAAGAGTGTCGAGCGATGGAAGGAATCAACGGGCTACTGGAGGATAAGCTAGCTAGCTTGGAAGAACTGAAGGAGGCATTCTATGTGTTCGATAGGAACGAGGATGGGTTCATAAGCCCTAAGGAATTGTGGTGTGTGATGCGGAGGTTGGGCTTGCAAGAGGGACTTGGTCTATCAGACTGTGAGAGGATGATTCATGTctttgatgaggacaatgacggaAAGATAAACTTCATGGAGTTCAAGCGCTTGCTCGAGAACACTATTTAG
- the LOC103973993 gene encoding large ribosomal subunit protein eL24, which produces MVLKTELCRFSGAKIYPGKGIRFVRSDSQVFLFANSKCKRYFHNRLKPAKLTWTAMYRKQHKKDIHAEAIKKKRRATKKPYSRSIVGATLEVIQKKRTEKPEVRDAAREAALREIKERIKKTKDEKKAKKAEIMAKTQKTQTKAGVPKGAKGPKLGGGGGKR; this is translated from the exons ATGGTTCTCAA GACTGAACTCTGCCGTTTTAGTGGTGCCAAGATATATCCAGGAAAGGGCATCAGATTTGTCCGATCTGACTCACAG GTCTTCCTTTTTGCAAATTCAAAATGCAAGCGTTACTTCCACAACCGCCTGAAACCTGCTAAGCTTACGTGGACTGCAATGTACAGAAAGCAACATAAGAAG GACATTCATGCTGAAGCTATAAAAAAGAAACGTCGTGCCACCAAGAAACCATATTCCAGGTCTATTGTTGGTGCTACCCTTGAGGTCATTCAGAAGAAGAGAACTGAGAAACCTGAAGTTCGGGATGCCGCAAGAGAAGCAGCTCTTCG TGAAATCAAGGAGCGTATAAAGAAAACGAAGGATGAGAAGAAAGCCAAAAAGGCTGAGATCATGGCTAAAACTCAGAAGACGCAGACAAAAGCTGGCGTCCCCAAGGGTGCCAAGGGCCCCAagcttggtggtggtggtggcaagCGTTGA